The DNA window GGAGGAGAATGCCAAGGCGGCATGGAGCGAGGTGCTGAACCAGTACCAGCGCCGCGCCGATCTCATCCCCAATCTGGTCGAGACGGTCAAAGGCTATGCCTCGCATGAAAAGGACACGCTCGACGCTGTCGTCGAGGCGCGCGCCAAGGCGACGCAGATCACGGTGACGCCGGACACGCTGAAGGATCCCGAAGCCCTCAAGAAATTCCAGGATGTCCAGGCCGGGCTGACCAGCGCGCTGTCGCGGCTGATCGCGGTGTCGGAGGCCTACCCCGACCTCAAGGCCAACCAGAATTTCCTGGCGCTGCAGGCACAGCTTGAAGGTACCGAGAACCGCATCGCGGTGGCGCGGCGCGACTACATCCAGGCGGTCAGGGACTATAATCTGACGCTGAAGACCTTCCCGTCCGTGCTCTGGGCCACCTTCTGGTTCCGCGGCAACGAGCCCTTCGCCAATTTCACCGTCGACGAAGACAAGATGCAGCCGCCGAAGGTCGATTTCGGCACGAAGCAGGGCGGGTGACAGCCGGAGCCAAACGTCGTGATCTTGCAGGCCGATGAGGGACGGCGTCTGGCTCGCCTTGTCGCAGCCATGCTCTTCATCCTGGCGCTTCCGTTGGCGGCCTTCGCAGCGGATCTGCCGGCGCTCACGGGCCGCGTCGTCGACGATGCGGGCATTATCGACGCCTCGACCAAGGCGGCGCTGACGCAAAAACTCGCCGACTTCGAGACAAAGGGTTCCGACCAGATCGTCGTCGCCACCATCCCCAGCCTCGACGGCGAGGAAATCGAACCCTACGCCAACCGGCTGTTCCGCTTCTGGAAACTTGGCCAGGCCAAGGAGAACAACGGCGTCCTGCTGCTGGTCGCGCCGAACGATCGCAAGATGCGCATCGAGGTCGGCTACGGGCTGGAAGGCACGCTGACCGACCTGCACACCAAGCTGATCATCGAAAACGACATGGTGCCGGCATTCCGCGCCGGCGACTTCTCCGGTGGCATCTCCAAGGCCGTGGACGACATGGTCATGGTGCTGGAAGGCAACCCGGAGGAGCTGGAAGCGCGCGGCAAGCGCAACCAGGAGGCGCCGTTCAATTCCGACAACCTGTTCTTCGCCATCTTCATCAGCATCTGGGCGATCATCTTCTTCGGCAGCATCGCCGCCTCCATCCTGCCGCCGATCTTTGGCCAGAAGCTCGGGCCAGGCCGCTATCGCTGGCTTGGCATGACCTTCGAGCCCGGACGGCGCTCCTCATCCGGGGGCGGCTGGTCCTCGGGGAGCTCAGGCGGCGGCTGGTCTTCGGGTGGGGGCGGTGGCGGCTTTTCCGGCGGCGGCGGCTCGTCCGGCGGTGGTGGCTCCTCGGGAAGCTGGTGACGGCATGACGACACGCACCGTCAGCACGCCGAGGCCTGGTTTCCTTAGCCCGGCGATCCACGCTATCCTGACGACCCTGGCGTTGCTGATCTTCTGCTTCGCGCTTTCCGCCGCCGAGCTGCCTGCCCTGACCGGCCACGTCGTCGACGATGCGGGCATCATCGACGCCTCGACCAAGGCGGCGCTGACGCAAAAACTCGCCGACTTCGAGACAAAGGGTTCCGACCAGATCGTCGTCGCCACCATCCCCAGCCTCGACGGCGAGGAAATCGAGCCCTACGCCAACCGCCTGTTCCGCTTCTGGAAACTCGGCCAGGCCAAGGAGAACAACGGCGTCCTGCTGCTGGTCGCGCCGAACGATCGCAAGATGCGCATCGAGGTCGGCTACGGGCTGGAAGGCACGCTGACCGACCTGCACACCAAGCTGATCATCGAAAACGACATGGTGCCGGCATTCCGCGCCGGCGACTTCTCCGGCGGCATCTCCAAGGCCGTGGACGACATGGTCATGGTGCTGGAAGGCAACCCGGAGGAGCTGGAAGCGCGCGGCAAGCGCAACCCCGCCGACAACAGCACTCCCATCGATCCCATCGTCGCGGTGTTCCTGATCCTTTGGGCGACGATGTTCCTCGGCGGCCTGGCGATGGCATTCCTGCCGCCGATGTTCGGCACGAAATTGTCGCCGGGCGTGTATAGATGGCTGGGCATGACGTTCCGTTACGGCCGGGGACCAAGCGGATCGTCCTCGGGCTCCAGCGGCTGGACAACGGGTTCGTCGGGCGGCGGCTGGTCGTCGGGAAGCTCCGGCTGGTCGTCCGGGTCGAGCAGCGGCGGCGGGTTTTCGGGCGGCGGTGGCTCGTCCGGTGGTGGCGGTTCTTCAGGAAGCTGGTGAGACAATGGCAACACGACCGATCAGCCCGCAGGATCATGAGCTTATCGCCGATGCGATCCGCGCCGCCGAGGCCAAGACCGACGGCGAGATCTACTGCGTCGTGGCGCATGCCAGCGACGGCTATTTCGCCCCCGCCGCCCAGATGGCGACGCTTGGCATGCTGGTCGTCAGCCTTGCCGTAGCCTACGGGCTGGAGGCATGGTGGCTCACCATCCGCCTGCCGCATTTTGTCATCGCCCAGCTCTTGGCGCTGGCCTGCGTGCTGGCCTTGCTGTGGGTGTTGCCTGGCCTGCGCATCCACATGGTGCCACGGCGGCTGCGCTATCAGGCGGCGCACGCCAATGCGATCAAGCAGTTCCTTGCCCGCAACGTCCATCGCACCACGGCGCGCACCGGCGTGCTGATCTTCGTCTCGATCGCCGAGCGCTACGCGGAGGTGGTCGCCGATTCGGGCATCGACGCCAAGGTCGGCCAGCATGTCTGGGACGGCGTGGTGCGCGACCTCACGGCGCACGCCGGCGACGACCGGCTTGCCGACGGTTTCGTCAAGGCGATCGAGCAGGTGGGGGCGGTGCTGGCCGAACATTTCCCGGTCACCCCGGGCGATACCAACGAGCTGGACGACCATCTGGTCGAAATCTGAAAGGCCTGCCTGCAAACGCGACCTTGCCGATCCGGCCTGTTTGCGGACATGCGTTGCCCCACGGCAGTGGTGTCCGCATCGGTTGTGAGAAAGCGATCGACGGGCCGCCCGGACTCTTGCAATCGGGCCATGCGGGTTTATGGTTAACAAATCATGAATACGCTGACGATCGACATCCGGAAAGCCGACCCGCGCGATGCAGGCGCCATCGCCGAGGTGCATCTGGAAGCCTGGCGCGGCGCCTATTCCGGCATTATCCCACACCGCACGCTGACATCGATGATCAACCGCCGCGGCGCCGACTGGTGGGCGAATGCGATTCGCCGCGCCGCCACCGTTCTGGTGGTTGAAATCGGCGGCACGATCGCCGGCTATGCGACGATCGGCAAGAACCGCGCCCGCGAGCTCAAGCAGCAAGGCGAGATCTACGAATTGTACCTGCGCCCGGAATATCAGGGCATCGGTCTCGGCCGTCGCCTGTTTTCGGCAGCCAGGGCGCGTCTTGCCGACCATGGCCTGAAAGGCATGGTGGTGTGGGCGCTGGAAGATAACCAGAACGCGTTGGCCTTCTATGCCGGCGCCGGTGGCCGCGATATCGCCGAGGGTGTCGAAATCTTCGAGCAGAAGGCGCTGAAGAAGGTCGCTTTCGTCTGGGAGTGACCGCTCGGGGATGATTGCGGCAAGCCAAGCCGGTGCGCGGTTCATATCGCACGCCAAATCACGGCACTGAAACATCTTGTGCCGATGATTGAACGCGCCGGATGCCGGCGCGTCCCGCCTGACCTTCGTGAACACCATTCGCCGCATTGCACCATTCCGCGCCGCCCGCTATCTCCTCCCAATCGAGAGAGGGACAAAGCCATGCGCATTGAAGCCATAGCCATCGGAAAGAATCCGCCTGAGGACATCAACGTCATCATCGAAGTGCCGATCGGCGGCGAGCCGATCAAGTATGAGATGGACAAGGAGGCCGGCACGTTGTTCGTCGACCGCTTCCTGCACACCTCGATGCGCTACCCCGGCAATTACGGCTTCGTGCCGCACACGCTGTCGGGTGACGGCGATCCGATCGACGTGCTGGTCTGCAACACGCGCGCGCTGGTGCCGGGCTGCGTCATCAATGTCAGGCCGATCGGCGTGCTGGTGATGGAAGACAATGCCGGTCAGGATGAAAAGGTCATCGCGGTGCCGTCGCCGAAGCTGACTCTGCGCTACGAGAACGTCACCGAATACACGCATCTGCCCGACATCACGCGCCAGCAGGTGCAGCACTTCTTCGAGCACTACAAGGATCTCGAGCCCGGCAAATGGGTCAAGATCGAAGGCTGGCACGATTCCAAATATGCCAAGAAGATGATCGTCGAGGCGATCGAACGGGCAAAGAAGAGCAAGTAGGCGACTCGGCTTTCGTCATCCCAGGACGGAGCAGCCGCGAAGCGGCGTCGTGTAGCCCCTGGTATCCATGCCGTGATTTCTGCGCAGTGCCCGCGGTCCCCGGGGGTCTGCGACGTATCGCTGCGCTCCGGAATGACGAAGTGACGGGCGCTGCGGCCAATCTCCAACGTGCCTAATTATCCACCCGGCCGAAGGGCGGCACATCGCCGATGGCGGTGTGCCGGTCCTTGCCGCAGGCAAAGGTGCGCGCCTTTTCGTCGGCGAGTTTTCGTGCCTGATCGTTGGCTTGCGGGTTACCGGTGGCGAGGACAAGGCCGATCGTGCAGCTTTCCCGCGCATCCATCTGGCCAACCTTGGCTACGAGCAGGACGTCGATCGACTTGTTCCCGTCCTCGCCATTGCTGATCGTGCGGCGGTGGATGACCGCGAAGGGCACGGCCTTGTCGCCATTGGTTTCGATGCGCCATTCGACCTTGGCTCCGGATGAATTGAAGCCTGAAAAACTCTCCCATGCGGACGTCATGTCGCCGCCCGGCGGAAAACCGTAAAACAGCGATTCGCGGGCGTCGTCATAGGCGATCAGCACGGGATAGCCGCGGTAGCCG is part of the Mesorhizobium loti genome and encodes:
- the ppa gene encoding inorganic diphosphatase, giving the protein MRIEAIAIGKNPPEDINVIIEVPIGGEPIKYEMDKEAGTLFVDRFLHTSMRYPGNYGFVPHTLSGDGDPIDVLVCNTRALVPGCVINVRPIGVLVMEDNAGQDEKVIAVPSPKLTLRYENVTEYTHLPDITRQQVQHFFEHYKDLEPGKWVKIEGWHDSKYAKKMIVEAIERAKKSK
- a CDS encoding TPM domain-containing protein, which codes for MATRPISPQDHELIADAIRAAEAKTDGEIYCVVAHASDGYFAPAAQMATLGMLVVSLAVAYGLEAWWLTIRLPHFVIAQLLALACVLALLWVLPGLRIHMVPRRLRYQAAHANAIKQFLARNVHRTTARTGVLIFVSIAERYAEVVADSGIDAKVGQHVWDGVVRDLTAHAGDDRLADGFVKAIEQVGAVLAEHFPVTPGDTNELDDHLVEI
- a CDS encoding TPM domain-containing protein, producing MTTRTVSTPRPGFLSPAIHAILTTLALLIFCFALSAAELPALTGHVVDDAGIIDASTKAALTQKLADFETKGSDQIVVATIPSLDGEEIEPYANRLFRFWKLGQAKENNGVLLLVAPNDRKMRIEVGYGLEGTLTDLHTKLIIENDMVPAFRAGDFSGGISKAVDDMVMVLEGNPEELEARGKRNPADNSTPIDPIVAVFLILWATMFLGGLAMAFLPPMFGTKLSPGVYRWLGMTFRYGRGPSGSSSGSSGWTTGSSGGGWSSGSSGWSSGSSSGGGFSGGGGSSGGGGSSGSW
- a CDS encoding TPM domain-containing protein, which codes for MLFILALPLAAFAADLPALTGRVVDDAGIIDASTKAALTQKLADFETKGSDQIVVATIPSLDGEEIEPYANRLFRFWKLGQAKENNGVLLLVAPNDRKMRIEVGYGLEGTLTDLHTKLIIENDMVPAFRAGDFSGGISKAVDDMVMVLEGNPEELEARGKRNQEAPFNSDNLFFAIFISIWAIIFFGSIAASILPPIFGQKLGPGRYRWLGMTFEPGRRSSSGGGWSSGSSGGGWSSGGGGGGFSGGGGSSGGGGSSGSW
- a CDS encoding GNAT family N-acetyltransferase — encoded protein: MNTLTIDIRKADPRDAGAIAEVHLEAWRGAYSGIIPHRTLTSMINRRGADWWANAIRRAATVLVVEIGGTIAGYATIGKNRARELKQQGEIYELYLRPEYQGIGLGRRLFSAARARLADHGLKGMVVWALEDNQNALAFYAGAGGRDIAEGVEIFEQKALKKVAFVWE
- a CDS encoding LemA family protein codes for the protein MLAQRLPRPSTFRTLPAFLMMAIVLPLLAGCGYNTIPTAEENAKAAWSEVLNQYQRRADLIPNLVETVKGYASHEKDTLDAVVEARAKATQITVTPDTLKDPEALKKFQDVQAGLTSALSRLIAVSEAYPDLKANQNFLALQAQLEGTENRIAVARRDYIQAVRDYNLTLKTFPSVLWATFWFRGNEPFANFTVDEDKMQPPKVDFGTKQGG